Within Tenebrio molitor chromosome 3, icTenMoli1.1, whole genome shotgun sequence, the genomic segment aatatatatttagagtaggcgtaggcgacattctaattatTCTGTTAatagtgtaaagtaatttttgtaggtaaccaataaTTATTCttcggagttacacaggttacataagCTTTTTCCtattttcatattgtcatattccgtggagggggaatagggagaatgcactacaaaaattaaaaatattttctaacctaattttattttgttaaaatgtcagacgtttcttgtgtcattttctacgctggaaaaatgttgcatacaattgaatttccataggttgctctaaatataaatttatttgaacgccCGTTACTACTACACACTAGAAAAATAATGATGTAAACTGTTCCGTACTATTATGTGTTACCACCGAACCGTCCAGATCTGAACCTCATTTTacttgttaattttaattaagtaaacTGGGCTATAACTAATCTGTTGTTATAACCCACGTTGTCATTAGCAGTATTAGCACCTTgggttttttattattaacatcCATAACCCATCGGCAGcagattttcattaataatgttattatctaaaaattttggaatattatTGCTGCGACTGTTAAAAAGCGATGTACctactttttaattaattttaaagtaggCAAACGCTATAAAGacaaaatacagggttattataaatgattgtcccatcgcagttggcgttgaaaacccacacaaattttggatgtgccgccagtatcgccacctatcggcgatactagtctcactcatgttatgaggcttgcggttCATTctactacgtcaccaacgccaactgcgatgggacaatcatttataacaaCCCTGTAGATAGCTTGAACTTGAAATTGTTACAATGAGACGATTTTACACTTGAGATTTTAACCTTGATATACTGCAGACATCTCAAAATCTGTGTACTTAACTAgaagtttttaaattagatgTACCTACAATGTGATATATGCGTCGCGTAGGTAatttgttatctaaaattgttAACGCATTTTCAGACATAGACGTAATTAATGATAACTGATTCATCAAATCAAACAGAAGAGTGGACAAAAGAGCCTCCAGATACTCTTAAAtgtatgtgttttttatacaggtgtcccaccTACGACTTTTAAGTCTTATTTGTGGaccgatttttgtgaaatttaacagatagataataatttaaagggtGGAGATTAATCTCGCGTTACTCAAATACCTCCAGTCTTAAAAACGCCATTTTAACTCCCTTTATGTCGTTTAAGATTCATACTAAACTGTAgaacaacaataaacaatgaCTTCCGCAAAAATTTGTCCCCTAAAGGTAGTTGTACTACAAGAAAAAGAGGGAAAAGGGaattgttcaattgtttcaaagcGACTTGATTTGAAtgtcgagtttatcgttagtAACGACTAAACACAACTTATCGTCTTGGAAACACACTTGGTAAACAagcaaatagagtacaatcgcgcaaaaatgttttaaaagtccctttttttttgacgtgtcccgtttttttttaaatccaactgtaatattaataaataaattgtgatGATTATTAAATCTTGGCAAAACCTGTCTATCTGacgtttttacttttactccCTAAGGAGAATAATCAGTGTGAACgggtaattttgaaattacattattgatgacattgacagcaatttaaaaaattatgatcggTCTTCTACTCACGGTCCCTTCTTGTTCCCACCTCTTCTTTGTCTTGCTCTGTCAGTCgaggcattttgacttttcaaaagtttaaatgtcaCAGTTGATTAATTACAACCTTGATTTAGTACAGCGAAAAATACgtgtacgcgaaagttttgaaaacaAGTGTACAAACAGGAAGTGGCCAgatctgtcaaaattattttttaaatgagggACAAAAACACACAGCGTATGATTCTTTGAAGATTaagattttacattttttttttttgaagtaaaaaaaatcccaaagAGAGCACTTGAGCACtatagattttttatttttatcacacGTGTTTCTACTTTGTAAGTAGTTTCTTTTAATAACCAAGATTAGATTATCTCAATATGTcctacacatttttttactgaatgaaGATGAAATCTCTGAATGTTAGCTGATAATAAATACACATTATTTATCTTGGtcaatgtttaaaaaaaattacataaaaatctattaaaaaaatgtttggcatttattattaaaaaaagcaaatttaaACAGCGCAGCGCAACGAGGCCAATAATTACACAAGAAATGAAATAACACTTTTACTCCACAGGAATACATATTGTTTCTCTGCTaccttctttttattttttagacaaAGATTCTTCTTTTAGAcaaagattatttttattttttagacaaAGATTCTTGTCCGGTTGGGGCCCTCGCCTACGGCTGGGACGCCAACTTCCGTCCTCatgattaaatgcactactttgctcacttgtattgaaaaagcTATAGTCGATTATGTATTCAATTGTAAGGAACTAAAATAACAGTTCATACAAAAGTCGTAAAACCACGAATTCTGGAAAGAAGCAACATTCAGAACATACCTTTATAAAACTGCAAACACTTTATTCGGAACTTGGTGCAGCTGAACAATACGTACACTTTCAGAACTTTCCTATTTCTACCGTCCTAACAtagcaaatgtaatttttgttcacatCTCAAAGTCCGTTCACCTAAGACCACTTCACCTAGAAGGAACTATGGAATATTGCAAAATGTGGAACCTTTGGAACATAAATCCACTTATAACAAACATTAATTTCCGGTTGATAAAAtactagacaaaaaaaaaatcatttgaatataattgattccgcctctaaatataaattcctTGCTAAGAGTTATCTGGAGTAGGAGATTATCTAAAAGTTAATTCCACTTTTTCAAGGAAAACTTTGACCAGATAAGAGTTCAGTTTCGGTATATAAGTTAGAATTTTTGAGTCGTAGTTATAGTTACAAGAAACAACCAACAACATGAAGACAGCTATTCTGATCTTGGCTTTCGTTGCTCTGGCAGCTGCCATCCCAAAGGTAAGATAATAATTCCTAATTATgtctgaattttattaatatcaacCGTTTCACAGCCGACCAAATTGCACTACCGCAATTTGTTCAAACAACCTGTCGGAGAAATCAAAATCAAGACAAATCCCAGAATTATCGGCGGACAAGAGGCCACCCCACACTCAATCCCTTATCAAACTTTCCTCGAGGTTTACAGCGACAGCGAAGGGTGGTACTGCGGTGGTTCCCTCATTTCTGAAAACTACGTCCTCACCGCAGGACACTGTGGCGAAGAGTAAGTCTCTTAAGTGTTACTCCTTCAGTCGTCAAAATCTTGTTTCAGTGCTATCGAGGCTCATGTCACTCTTGGCGCCCACAAACCCCTCCAAACCGAAGACACTCAAGTGCAAAGTGTCAGCAAGGACATCAAAATCCACGAAGATTACGACGGCGAACAAGTCATCAACGACGTCGGTCTCATCAAGCTCCCCGAATCTGTTACTTTTAATGATGCCATCAAACCAGTGAGTTTGCCCAGCAAGGCCGACGCTGACAATGACTTCGCAGGCGAAACTGCCAGGGTCAGTGGGTGGGGTCTGACTGACGGTTTCGATACCGATCTGTCCGAAGTTCTGAACTATGTTGACGTAGAAGTCATCAGCAACGAGAAATGTGAGGATACTTTCGACAGTTTGCTTCCTTCAATTCTTTGCACATCTGGAGACGCATATACCGGCTCCTGCAGTGGAGACTCTGGTGGTCCTCTTATCAAAGATGACGTCCAAATTGGTGTGGTTTCTTTTGGAATCATCTACTGCTTGCCTGGATATCCCTCTGGCTTCTCCAGAGTCACCAGCTTCTTGGACTGGATTGCCACCAATTCCGATGttcaaatcaaataaatgttaacCTTTGACATAATCTAATTTATGTGGAGAtgattaacaaattaattaatatgtactttaataataaataattaaataagatTAAGATTTACTATTATTTTTCCGACTCGTGTTTGGTTCCTTGAAATGGAATCTTCCATTTCCAATAAACTTGACGAGACAAAATCttgattttatgattttttggAGTATTACTCCATCTTGATTCTGCCCAAATTGGAAGATACTAAGATATGTTAAGAATAAAATTCAGACTGTTATTTACTTCTCTAAGATACTGTAGCACTTGGTAAGACGTTCATAAGAATAAGTTCAAGAGTACTGGTAGCGAAGATAATGCCTATCTTGCTAAGACTTTGATACTTCAGACTGGACCATTGAAGCTGGATTAGTCAATAAAGAGATAAGGATCAACGAAAGTTGATCTTATCAAGAAGCCTAACCCTTCAACTTTGACAAAGCGATTGACCTTTGACTTTGTCCACCTGTCAAATGGAAAGTTTACTTTACAGCTATCCGGTCCAGAATCTTTATGAGAAGAAAAACAATTGATTGATCTCTATTTGAtgagtaattaatacattatctATGATTATCTACGAGATTTTTCCATAGTGTAATAAGTAGTTTACTAGACATACTTTTGTCTCAActttacttcattttgttttaacttttttggtttttagcGTTTCACACTTTATGgtaacgggtgttcaaatgaaGAGTTCATCAAGTTGGTTATGACTTATGactttttgatgaaagaaGATAGAGCacatctttgacagatgtcggTTGTGTTTTGTGAGTTCCAAAACAGCGATAGTTTCCTGTAATAGTAAAAACATAACGTGACGTTAACTTTAGTAACAATAATACAATGATTGATTAGTGTCTTATCTTTAAGGTTAGACAAACATAAAAGGGAATGATAACTAGGTATCCACTTTatagattttgaaataatttgatattgtaaaaaaacctatatgatttaaaaatgtgtcaaagtTGATCAGCagtaccaacataaaaacttaatttaatttaaatcgctacaatttgtaaaaaaaaaaagatgagaAAACATCTAACTAGTATACaacatcctgttgaccaagtaaaaatgtcaaaaaaaattagtgtcactttgaaaaaaatatcaaagttgccaatatttgttcaaaagtacctgattaatattgtagctatgttgtacttccattttgaacaaaaattggaaaaataaaacttttattttttcgagataaagctgttttttcaagaaatgtcttttcatttatattttaatattttacataatcatcttcaccatatttcaaaattttgaagaaaacatgatgaaaagtttgaaccttcagacccacatatcttt encodes:
- the LOC138125291 gene encoding chymotrypsin-like, which translates into the protein MKTAILILAFVALAAAIPKPTKLHYRNLFKQPVGEIKIKTNPRIIGGQEATPHSIPYQTFLEVYSDSEGWYCGGSLISENYVLTAGHCGEDAIEAHVTLGAHKPLQTEDTQVQSVSKDIKIHEDYDGEQVINDVGLIKLPESVTFNDAIKPVSLPSKADADNDFAGETARVSGWGLTDGFDTDLSEVLNYVDVEVISNEKCEDTFDSLLPSILCTSGDAYTGSCSGDSGGPLIKDDVQIGVVSFGIIYCLPGYPSGFSRVTSFLDWIATNSDVQIK